The region TCACCATAAGATTTTCCATGAACTTCTAGATTTGCATTTCTCAATTCCGCACAATTCATTGAATGTCATCTTTGATGGGAAACCCATTATTTCCCTATCTTCTTGGATTCGGAACGTGAACGTCGATTCGTGCGTTCCTATGAAGTACCTAGACATAATTAATAACATTGATTAGTTCTGTGGtcagtaaaaaataatagaaactTACCTCGCttttgaacaaattatttgatCTATAATAGCAACACCCCCAtctttatacaattttttaacactaTCTGATGGTGTGTATCTTGTTACTGCATACATGTTTAGCAGTGATTTAAGCTCATTGTATTctagagaaagaaaaacaacgtGTAACGTATGATATTCTCACAAATGGTTGAAGCGATTTTGAGATATTCGTACCGTTATTCTCTGCATCTGTTGCTATAAAAATCGACTGCAAATTTAGTTCTTCCATTTTTATACTCAACTGAGATGCCGCATTCTTTATTGTCGGTACAGAACCTGCGCGACCTATTAAAAAATCGCGTCTTCTAAGGTGTACACATAGATATGGTCCTCCGAGCGCGTTTCTTTTGCtctatgaaaaataaaaaatacattgttTTGATCACTTTACAGTGTTTCGAggcaaaagaaatgaaactgaATCGTTGGAATATCTGTTTCTGAATCTATTACTTTCTCCTTGGTCCAGTCCATAGGTAGTTCTGTCTTGTCCCTAGAGTCATTTGACTTTAAGTATTTCTGACTGAAATCATTAGCGATCTCATAGAGAGCAGAGTTATATCTCATGCTGCGTCTTGCTGCCCAGTATTCTTTTGTACCGTAAGAATCATGAAGGGGTATCTCCATGTGATCGAACATCACAGAGCTGGAACATGATTCAATTAACTTGTtatttcctttcattttctcaGGTTTTCGTCAAAATTTCTACCTGTAAATATCAGGATAGAGATTCTCCTCAAGTCCAGACATAGTGCCATGATAGACTAGGCACTTTACTTCGTTAGCAGTGACATTCGAGTAGCCCCAAAACTTTGCACCGTAGTTGCCAGAACTAGAGGCTTGGTACTTTCTCAACGCATCAGGGGTACAGTTGACGAGctgatttttatcgtcaaagTTACCAGtctcaaacattttttcatcattttgtaAAATGTAGACACGATCTATCGCCAAGGTCTTGCTGTTTTGCGAGTACTCTGGAAAGAAAAGAGTGTGTTATTAACTGTTATTTGTTTTACCAATTTTAGCTTGCCAAGTACAGATACCTTTGATAAATTCGTGCATCTCTATCACTGGTACATATTTCTTCAAACTCTCCAAGTCGAAGAATGTACTCCATGGTATCTGCTTCTGGGGACCAATGTCCGTGCTTCTCCAATGGTACAAATTTCCTGCATAATTGTTGTTACGGAGTGTTAAAAGTCTCTTTACTTTGGGGTAGATTCATGCAGTAGATTCTTTCGTGATAGAAATATGAGCGGTTACCCCATGGTGGCAGGACAAGGTGCCACTGGTAGCGCTTTTTACTTTTCTCTGACAAGTTTCTAACAAAGATTGACGTTCTGAGGTAGACGTCTCGCCTGAGGTTGAAACCTTCAGGGGGATTCACATCGTACAATATATATCTGAAAAAAGTCGTTCGTTTTGTTGAGTAAGTGCGACGTTCAGTCAGTCCCAATGAAACATTAAGGCGTCCATGCATTAAAATCGGAAAAGCTAGGTTAGGTTGAACCTCTTGCTAGTGAATTCGGTGTGCCAAaagcaatttttatcatctaAAGCATatccatttttctttccacaATATTCTGGCGCCTGAGCAACGTTCTTGTAAGTCAAGTCTGCTGaaattaacagaaaaaaatacaacaagaTATCCGAGGCTACCATTGTAAATTCTGAAACAATGAGGGAAAAGTATTTAGAGCACGATCTTACATACAGgcatggagactagagtacAGGAGTCCAATCTCTATGGCGGAGAGGCAGAAAAGGCGTCCGCGAAACTCTGAGATTTAATAGTGCACGGTTTTATCACCAGCGTCGCTCCGGACATTCTGATCCTATAAATATAGTAATACAGTGATGTAGTgaccaaaattataataattataataaacgtaAATATGTACGGCATCATGGAGCTATTATatctaatatacatatagttatCGGTCCAGAGTGACCACAGCGCCGCTAGCGGAACCCttatttctcatgatttcgcGAACACATCTTCAATGCAGGGATTGGACTTCTGTACTCTAGCTCCGTGCATGCAGGTCCGGGAACTGTGGTGGTGGAGGTATGTTCTCCTATTGAAGCACCGGGCGTTTCAGCCACGTGACCACGAGTGTCTCTGCGATAGTGAGATTTATAGCGATATATATCAGTGGTTTTCCACTGGTTGCACTGAGTGTGAACTGATAGCGCACTAGCGGTAGATTCGTATTTCCAGCGTGTTCCACTGGCAGCTCGGGAGCGTGAATTTAGCATTGAGTGCGTAAAATATTGCCCTGAAATTGGGAGTCAGTGCAGTGTTCCCAACCGTCACATAATTATAGTAGATGTCACATAAATATGAACTTCGTACTATGTAACATAGAACTTTCATTATGTGACGGAAATCTACtataatttggaaatttgtgtaaaaagaagtttttttttgtaatacaaaAACTGGCGGGACAAAATTCTTCaatacttttcaaaaaaaaaagatttttaatacttttcAAAAGAAACGTATTCAAATCTTTTCGCGCTAGGTAAAAAATTGTCAGCGCCATTCACCATAAtgtggtttttaattttaaccaCATTATTGCGGAGGGCGCTGACATGCACGGTTCAGGCTCAGGCGCGTTGGTGTTGATTTGAGCGCCCCGTGTCCCGCTTCCCGCCAGTTCCTGCCGTCATTCCTAGtgtgtacaaaaataattcaaataagtACCTTCTGGTCATTCGTACAATTAAATGTAAGTACGCACGCGTATTGTAATGGATAGGGataatatacttataaaaataatattccgtgattttattgcattattaacattttcaaaaaagtactataattttttgttcggtACTATAATGCCACGGCCCTGGTCACATAGCCCCCCACGGACGGGTTGGGAACACTGAGTCAGTGTCAAAGCAGTGCAATTATGGCTGCCGATCGTGAAAGAGTCTAAGTAGATGCTGTGACAGCAACTCTTTTATTACATCTAATTTCATCTTCGTCTAGCAGTGATGATGATTTGCTGGAGCTGAAAGATAGAGGAGAGATTCCCaacattttaaatttcataggAGTATTCCACAGCATGTCCGATATCGAAGTAtggatacatattttttcagcttttAGAGGTTAACTGCTAGGTATTTTTCAGGAGATTGGGACAACTTgacttattaatttttatcttttcagaggaattgtcaattttttttgccctTGTATTCTCGTGCCTAACATTTGtgacatttatttacaaacgAAAAATTACCGTTGCGTTTGTTCAATTGGCTTCTTTATCACTGGCTTGAAAAAACTTGCAGTCGCGCAGTCGGTCAAGTAACGTCACATTATTTGTGATTTAGGAGAAATTATGATCTAGTCTGCCTTTATCTGCCTTTATACGTTTTACGGCGTGTTCCGCTCAGAAGATTTGCCCCGATGCCGGGCGACGCATGCACGGAACGCGTGTCCTCTGTTGGAGCCAGTGCGCACTCAGTGCAACCAGTGGAAAACGCGATCAGGCTGTGACAGAGAGATGAAAGCAGATTGTTGAGCGTGGTTTTAAAATCTGTTTCCGTCTCTCTTATACAGCTTGAAACCCTCGATAGCAGCGACACTCGTGGTCACCAGGCGAAGCGGCCGGTACTTCAATAAGACACCCCCGCCGTTGAAGTTTTGAGCgagtttccagacctgtatgtaagaccatGATCCGAGTAAGAGCGTGATAAAGAGCGATCGCCCGCGACGACCGTGGTCGTTGCGAGCGTTAATTGAAGAGTGGAACGTACCCCGTGTGTCGTGCATATGTCAGCGCGGAAAGTGCGCACCTTGTGCGCGTGCGTCGAgtcgttcgaattttattGGCCGACAGTCACGTTTCAGTCTACGATTCGCTACAACGGGTGCATTCCATTTATATGACTTTTGTGTCGCCTCGTGTTAACTCGTGTCGGGTGGTGTCGACTCTCAAAAACGAATTAGTATTTTTACCATTGGTCTTTTCTGAGACAAGATTGTGATCTATCCCAGTATTTCTACAGATTTCCGCaaacagaatttaaaaatttggcaGGCTTAGGTAGAAGAATAAGTTCACGAAGTGAGGAGGGGACATTGGTGGAATGTTAATGAGTTACATAATATGTGTTAAAATTGCAAGAaacttgtttgaaattcatgtaattGTTTAGAAATCATCCAAGAAATATGCGTCGTTGATGAGTTATTGGAACAGCATCGGGTTCCCGTGGTGGGTTGATTGACCGTTTTGGGGAAATATACACAAGTCCGTTAAATTCACGAATTCACGAATGTATCGTAGATACGACCTTTTGGACACactattttattcataattagATCCCAAGTAACAATAATGTGATAATCAgccgttgaaaaatattcccaCCGAAGTAGTAATATTCTTCAATGCAACCGATTTGTGATATGCGTTACTGACGAATCTCTTCCTTTCTATGGCGAGTAATGAATCAACACGTATAATATGACGAAACATTTCTTTGGTGATACCTAATTGGGTCTCAAATcagttaataatattataagatGCAAGTTATCGTATTAGTTgcctttctttttatttatgtaaataCAATGATTTATTGCAATACGTATTCAACAGTAGATTCGGTTAAGTAATCTGGAAAATCAAGCGGGTATAGAAATTGTTCGtaagaattttaaataatttccgaCAAAATAGATTCAAAAGCGAAGATGGGAGTGAATTTCTTACTGTATTCCATCATGTTGGGTCTTTTAGACGGATCACCCGTATGACAATCGTACATAATTTCTCAACATCGTTCTTTTTGTCACTTTTAGTAGCCGGTTTCGAATGAGCTTCGCGTTTTTTGCTCTTTATCAGTTGTCACGGGAGACGTGCTCATTTGTTACGCAAATATCGTGGTTTATTGTAACAACTTGATCCGAGCACCGTGTTGATTGCGGATGACCATGATTCGACTCAAACGGTAgttgataattgttttatcaatGTCCGTGCGCGACGCGTGTCAGCCACGGCGCTGAATGACTTGTGCTCAGAACCTTGCAGTATCAAGTTTACGCACAAAACGCGCggttaaatttgaatttacgaattcttgtaatacaaaaaattcaagaacgAAATACTGGGAATGCTGTGCCGGATAGGCAATTGAAATAGAACTAATTTCTCCGAAAAGTCGAGCTGTCCAATGAGTAAAGACTGAAACTTTCGAATTTTACAATTCAACGACTTTACTGTGTCGACTGCGCAAGGTCAAGAGAGGGAGAAACATGTTGGAATTGCCAAATTCTGAATTTCCAAAGGCATGCGCatcttactcatttcaattaaaaagcgaaatttatcaagaagaaaaatgtattcacGTGGAATTCACTCCGACTAAATTAGAGAAATCCGAAGTTATTACGATTCCACATTCGTTACAGATCATCGAAGCATGAGTTTTATTGACAGTGAGTTAAATTTGCGCAGtaataaaattgtcatttgAATAACTACAATATATACGTTAGTATTTGACCAGTGAAAATAAGCTCACTTGTGCTCGTTTCCACACCACCGCAAGCGGTAGAACACCcggcgcgtttttttttttcacgtggtATCCCCAGTAGGCCTACTCCACGGAGAACAGTTGCAAGATCTATCTTGCGTTctatgaaaaattgcaaatgacTTTTTTTACCATGTTAATTGTGATATATTGTTGTTCCCAGTCAGTTTATTTGCAGCAGAAATCCCAGACCTTTCCAAACAAAAATACtacttgtaaatatttttctggaAATTAGGTAAGACTCGCTGACCCCCAAACACAAGATCGTTCAGGAATTTATTATCACGTGGCCCAGATTATATACTCTTCACAGGATTGtcttaagggggtattctggtttagaaattcgaaaaattcgatttttttctggccatattttcaaagcttagAGTTTTAAGAATATGTCCTTAagaggatttttcaaaattctcattattttcaaatttacagcTTCATTTGTGACGCGCCGACTAAACCGGTCGGCGGTCCGGCCGGAACGAATGAACATTACACAGTAGGCAAACAATGATTAAGAAGAATCAGTTAAAAAAGGTCTTTTGTACTCGATATTTTCcttagaaaaaaacaaaatctcaCGTTTGAAGTGGAAAAATGGGGCAGGGATCGCTGCTTAGGAAAATGTAAGTATAACACGCCATTAAACGAATCAGACTCCGCGAAACTCGACctcaaactttaaacgcgtttttctcaaaactactaTTTTCGATACGGTTGGTACGATATCCCAAGTTCTAATCAACCAATTTACTTGCAATTTGGCACGGAGCTTCTGTATATATTAGAGCATCGCGTAAAGAAGCGTgcttgcgaaaaattttttttgttttactatgttttaaaaattctgaaagttgaaaaaaacagGGAAAAAACGCGACTCATTTTTCACACCGCCGccattttatgaaaaattcttctccTCAAAAACCCACACGTAGTGCGATAACTACATCCTTCTTCattaagaatttaaaaaaaaaatttgtttcagatCACTGGAAGGACTAGAATCCTGCCAACCAAGA is a window of Neodiprion pinetum isolate iyNeoPine1 chromosome 4, iyNeoPine1.2, whole genome shotgun sequence DNA encoding:
- the O-fut2 gene encoding GDP-fucose protein O-fucosyltransferase 2 isoform X4, coding for MHGRLNVSLGLTERRTYSTKRTTFFRYILYDVNPPEGFNLRRDVYLRTSIFVRNLSEKSKKRYQWHLVLPPWGNLYHWRSTDIGPQKQIPWSTFFDLESLKKYVPVIEMHEFIKEYSQNSKTLAIDRVYILQNDEKMFETGNFDDKNQLVNCTPDALRKYQASSSGNYGAKFWGYSNVTANEVKCLVYHGTMSGLEENLYPDIYSSVMFDHMEIPLHDSYGTKEYWAARRSMRYNSALYEIANDFSQKYLKSNDSRDKTELPMDWTKEKSKRNALGGPYLCVHLRRRDFLIGRAGSVPTIKNAASQLSIKMEELNLQSIFIATDAENNEYNELKSLLNMYAVTRYTPSDSVKKLYKDGGVAIIDQIICSKARYFIGTHESTFTFRIQEDREIMGFPSKMTFNELCGIEKCKSRSSWKILW
- the O-fut2 gene encoding GDP-fucose protein O-fucosyltransferase 2 isoform X1; the protein is MVASDILLYFFLLISADLTYKNVAQAPEYCGKKNGYALDDKNCFWHTEFTSKRYILYDVNPPEGFNLRRDVYLRTSIFVRNLSEKSKKRYQWHLVLPPWGNLYHWRSTDIGPQKQIPWSTFFDLESLKKYVPVIEMHEFIKEYSQNSKTLAIDRVYILQNDEKMFETGNFDDKNQLVNCTPDALRKYQASSSGNYGAKFWGYSNVTANEVKCLVYHGTMSGLEENLYPDIYSSVMFDHMEIPLHDSYGTKEYWAARRSMRYNSALYEIANDFSQKYLKSNDSRDKTELPMDWTKEKSKRNALGGPYLCVHLRRRDFLIGRAGSVPTIKNAASQLSIKMEELNLQSIFIATDAENNEYNELKSLLNMYAVTRYTPSDSVKKLYKDGGVAIIDQIICSKARYFIGTHESTFTFRIQEDREIMGFPSKMTFNELCGIEKCKSRSSWKILW
- the O-fut2 gene encoding GDP-fucose protein O-fucosyltransferase 2 isoform X3; the encoded protein is MPVYLTYKNVAQAPEYCGKKNGYALDDKNCFWHTEFTSKRYILYDVNPPEGFNLRRDVYLRTSIFVRNLSEKSKKRYQWHLVLPPWGNLYHWRSTDIGPQKQIPWSTFFDLESLKKYVPVIEMHEFIKEYSQNSKTLAIDRVYILQNDEKMFETGNFDDKNQLVNCTPDALRKYQASSSGNYGAKFWGYSNVTANEVKCLVYHGTMSGLEENLYPDIYSSVMFDHMEIPLHDSYGTKEYWAARRSMRYNSALYEIANDFSQKYLKSNDSRDKTELPMDWTKEKSKRNALGGPYLCVHLRRRDFLIGRAGSVPTIKNAASQLSIKMEELNLQSIFIATDAENNEYNELKSLLNMYAVTRYTPSDSVKKLYKDGGVAIIDQIICSKARYFIGTHESTFTFRIQEDREIMGFPSKMTFNELCGIEKCKSRSSWKILW
- the O-fut2 gene encoding GDP-fucose protein O-fucosyltransferase 2 isoform X2: MPVSDLTYKNVAQAPEYCGKKNGYALDDKNCFWHTEFTSKRYILYDVNPPEGFNLRRDVYLRTSIFVRNLSEKSKKRYQWHLVLPPWGNLYHWRSTDIGPQKQIPWSTFFDLESLKKYVPVIEMHEFIKEYSQNSKTLAIDRVYILQNDEKMFETGNFDDKNQLVNCTPDALRKYQASSSGNYGAKFWGYSNVTANEVKCLVYHGTMSGLEENLYPDIYSSVMFDHMEIPLHDSYGTKEYWAARRSMRYNSALYEIANDFSQKYLKSNDSRDKTELPMDWTKEKSKRNALGGPYLCVHLRRRDFLIGRAGSVPTIKNAASQLSIKMEELNLQSIFIATDAENNEYNELKSLLNMYAVTRYTPSDSVKKLYKDGGVAIIDQIICSKARYFIGTHESTFTFRIQEDREIMGFPSKMTFNELCGIEKCKSRSSWKILW